A genomic window from Candidatus Reconcilbacillus cellulovorans includes:
- a CDS encoding cold-shock protein — MQGRVKWFSAEKGYGFIEREDGGDVFVHYSAIRADGFKTLEEGQMVEFDIVEGARGPQAANVVKL; from the coding sequence ATGCAAGGACGTGTCAAGTGGTTCAGCGCGGAGAAGGGCTACGGATTCATCGAACGCGAAGACGGTGGCGATGTGTTCGTCCACTACTCCGCGATCCGGGCCGACGGTTTCAAGACGCTGGAAGAAGGGCAGATGGTCGAGTTCGATATCGTGGAAGGCGCTCGCGGTCCTCAGGCTGCTAACGTCGTGAAGTTGTAA
- a CDS encoding ribosomal subunit interface protein, translating into MKFNIRGENLEVTEALRQYAEKKIGRLERYFETPPVGEVSVTMSVNKNVQTVEVTIPLPGVLLRAEEHSEDMYASIDLVVDKLERQIRKHKTKINRKYRQQGIKALFKEQAELSAAGKEEEDDLSIVRRKRFPLKPMDVEEAILQMNMIGHNFFVFANTETNEVNVVYRRNDGKYGLIEPSW; encoded by the coding sequence ATGAAGTTCAACATTCGCGGCGAAAACCTCGAAGTGACGGAAGCGCTCAGACAGTACGCGGAGAAGAAGATCGGCCGTCTGGAACGCTATTTCGAAACGCCGCCGGTCGGCGAGGTCAGCGTGACGATGAGCGTGAACAAGAACGTCCAGACGGTCGAAGTGACCATTCCGCTGCCGGGCGTGCTGCTTCGCGCCGAAGAACACAGCGAGGACATGTACGCCTCGATCGACCTGGTGGTCGACAAGCTGGAGCGCCAAATCCGCAAACATAAAACGAAAATCAACCGCAAATACCGACAACAGGGCATCAAAGCCTTGTTCAAGGAACAGGCCGAGCTGTCGGCCGCAGGCAAGGAAGAAGAGGACGACCTGAGCATCGTGCGCAGGAAACGGTTCCCGCTTAAGCCGATGGACGTAGAAGAAGCGATTCTGCAAATGAACATGATCGGGCATAATTTCTTCGTCTTTGCGAACACCGAGACCAATGAGGTCAACGTCGTCTACCGGCGCAATGACGGCAAGTACGGGTTGATCGAGCCGAGCTGGTGA